The following are from one region of the Stigmatella ashevillena genome:
- a CDS encoding acyl-CoA-binding protein — MALAEDFKGAQARVKTLSTRPSNETLLALYSLFKQATEGDAQGKRPGLLDVKGRAKYDAWVGRKGLSRDAAMQQYVQLVERLLKG, encoded by the coding sequence ATGGCACTGGCCGAAGACTTCAAGGGGGCACAAGCGCGCGTCAAGACGCTGTCCACCCGCCCGTCGAACGAGACGCTGCTCGCGCTGTATTCGCTCTTCAAGCAGGCCACGGAAGGCGATGCGCAGGGCAAGCGCCCCGGGCTGCTGGATGTGAAGGGCCGCGCCAAGTACGACGCCTGGGTGGGGCGCAAGGGCTTGAGCCGGGACGCGGCGATGCAGCAGTACGTGCAGCTCGTGGAGCGGCTGCTGAAGGGGTGA